From one Candidatus Aminicenantes bacterium genomic stretch:
- the rpsG gene encoding 30S ribosomal protein S7, with protein sequence MPRRGTIKKRKPVGDQKYGSVLIARFISTLLKEGKKSTAERIVYGAMEQVLAKTKEDPMKAFEKAIDNVRPLLETKSRRVGGATYQVPIEVDTNRSISVGCRWLIHYAEERGGRTMTDKLTAEILDALGNKGGAVKKREDTHKMAEANRAFAHYRW encoded by the coding sequence ACGCAAGCCCGTCGGCGACCAGAAATACGGGTCCGTCCTGATCGCCCGGTTCATCAGCACCCTGCTCAAGGAAGGCAAGAAATCGACCGCCGAGCGGATCGTCTACGGCGCCATGGAGCAGGTCCTGGCCAAGACCAAGGAAGACCCCATGAAGGCCTTCGAAAAGGCCATCGACAACGTCCGGCCCCTGCTGGAGACCAAGTCCCGCCGGGTCGGCGGCGCCACCTACCAGGTTCCGATCGAGGTCGACACCAATCGGTCGATTTCCGTCGGCTGCCGCTGGCTGATCCACTACGCCGAGGAGCGCGGCGGCCGGACCATGACCGACAAGCTGACGGCCGAGATCCTCGACGCCCTGGGCAACAAGGGCGGCGCCGTCAAGAAACGCGAAGACACCCATAAAATGGCGGAGGCCAACCGGGCCTTTGCCCATTATCGTTGGTGA